From the Telopea speciosissima isolate NSW1024214 ecotype Mountain lineage chromosome 9, Tspe_v1, whole genome shotgun sequence genome, the window GAGGGGTTGATGCGTAAACCCGAAGCTCATGGAAATGCTGCAGGCATGGCAAGATGCACTCAAGGGAGGCAATGGAAGCCTTAGAGAatatcatcaagtcatcagcaGAAGCAAGATGAGTAAGCTTTAAAgctttacacttgggcataGGAGTAATGAGTTGCTGATTAGTATAGGTTTGCGATTgcctagagaggacttccaaagccaaagtGAAAAGGTAGGGGGAGAGAGGACATCCTTGCCGAATTCCCACACAGGCTCCGAAGTACCCGCAGGGCTACCATTGATAAGAACCAAGAACTTTGGGGAGGAAATGCAACAGCTGATCCAGTGAACAAGGGGCATAGGGAACCCCATCTTGAGCATGACTTGGAAGATATAATCCTATCTCAAAGAATCAAAAGCCTTATGGATGTCTATCTTCAGAAGGATAGCCGGGGCATGATTCTTCCTCTTGAAGCCTCTAACAATGTCATTGCAGAGTAAAATATTGTCAAAGATGTTCCTTCCTGGAATGAAAGctgattggttgtcactgactAACAAGTCCACAACAGTCTTGAGTCTTCTGGCTAAAATCTTAGCAATAAATTTGCAGAGGAAATTGCATAATGCTATGGGCCTGAAGTCATTCATAGCTGAAGCACCCTCATTTTTAGGGATAAGGCAGAGGAAAGTATGGTTGACTCCTTTGATCTggctggggttgaagaagaagctttcaaTGGCAGCAACGAGATCCACTTTGATGTTGTCCCAGGTAGCAAGGAAGAACCCCATGCTGAACCCATCAGGTCCAGGTGCACCTGACACTTTGAGGGAATGATTTGCTTTCAAAATCTCATCTTCTTTGGGGATAGAACTCAGAGCATTTATGTGGCTTGCAGGCAGGAACTTGTTGAGTAGGTGGTTTTGAAGAGGAGCATTTCCCATCCCAGGGGCATTGAAGATGCCAGTAAAGTGCTAAACAGCCAGGTCCTTTATGTCCTTTACAGTAGTAACAGTAGTACCATCAATGGAAGTGAGCTAAGTGATGGAGCTAGCATTGACATTGGCCTTGACTGACCGGTGGAAATAAGCTGAATTTGAATCCCCCAAATCAAGCCATTTGATTCTTGATTTCTGCTTTAAGAAGCTCTCTTCCCGGGAGATCAAGGAGGAAAGTTCAGCAGAAATGTCCTTCTCGGACTCAGCAAGGGAAACATTGTGCAAATCTGCCTGTAGCTGGAACTGAACATTGGCAAGCCTTTCTTTACAATCAGTGACTTGAAGAGATATGTCACCATAGGTGTTCTTATTCCAAAGCTTGAGAGCTTCCTTGACATTGCGAAGCTTTCGGGAGAAGGCAATAAGGGGAGAGGAAAAATCATGCACAGACTTGGACCAAGCCTCCAAAACCGTGGGTAAGAAGGAGGTATGAGctgaccacatgtcaaagtactTGAAAGCTTTGGGTCCGAAGGAGATGTAAGGTTGAATGGCAAGGTTTATGGGGGAATGGTCTGAAAGCCAAGCTTCATTAACTAAAACTCTATCCAGCTTGCAATTGATACGGTGGCTGCCAGTTCTTTTATTGCTCCAAGTAAGAGGAAAGCCTGTCCAGCATAGATCATTGACCCCAATGTCATCAATGCAAGCATTAAAATTGTCCATTACCTACAAATCAAGGTGGTTACCCCCCTTGCTTTTCAAAGCAGAAACGAATGACATTAAAGTCACCTCCAAGACCCCAAGGAAGATCTCCAATGCTGCCAGCAATAGGACGTAAATCATCCTAGAGAAGAGACCTTTGGATGGGGCAGTTGAGGGCATAGATGGccgagagaaggaaggaagagtgACCAAGAGGATCTGAGAAACTAAGGTGGATAAATTGCgaggaagaggaaaggaggGAGATGGAGATTTTTTTAGGATCCCAGTTAACCCAGATACGGCCGTTCGGATGGGAGGAATAATTGGAAAGGAGAGACCAACCTGAAGCGATGGAGGAGAGAATTTTTGCAGACCTTTGCTCCTTGATATAAGTTTCAAGGAGACAGTAGAAGAAAGGACGAGAGGAACGAATCCTAGCACGAACAGAGGCTTGCTTCGAGGCAAAGTTGAGGCCACGGGTATTCCAAATAAGGCCTTGGATCATTCAGGAAGAGGGAGGAGGGGCAGAGGGGACTCCAAGATTCAAGCCATGACCGATCGACATCTGGTAGTACTAGTGCCTTCTTGTAGGAGCAATGGCAAGAAGACAAGCCAGAGGGGCAGTTTCGCTGGGTAGCAGGTGTATCGggtgaaggggaagaagaatcTGGGTTAAGGGGCAAGGATGGGTTGGGCAGAAGACCTGACCCGATTACAGAATGGGTTAAGTAATGGGGTAAAGTTCTGGCTGGCCCAATAACCGAAGAGGCTAGGGAATTATGGACCGAGACAGAAGGGGCTACAATTGAAATACCGTCAGCAGTGGGTCCCAGTGAAGAAGAAGTCAAGAACCCTGAAGTGGCATTAATCTGTAAAAGGCCTTGGATGGACGAGGCCTGAGAAACCAATACAAAAGCAGAGGGAGGCAGAAGGATACTTCCCAAGGGGAGTAGCGAAGGCAGAGCTTCAGTCGCAGTGGAAGGGTCAACGAGGGAGCTAGGAAAGGGGTTGTCTGCTGCTGGGGATCCGACATCCTGGATATGCTGCGAGGTAGGACATCAAAAGAGATCTTTTCGGTGCAATCGAGGGTCTCAGAGTCGTCGTCGTCAGCCAAAAGGCTTAACCTGTTCTGAGACATAGCAGCCTGCTGGGAAGCCCTGATAGGCTCATTTCTGCCGTTTGCCTGCGTCGCCGGAGCTTTCAGGGTGTTCCGGTGGTTGGATCTGTAGCTTCTTCTACCCTGAGACCTTTGACGGTGGTGAAGAGAGCTTTAATGGGGAGGAAGCATCTTGCCGGCAGTCATAGACGAAGGTTGAACATCTGTAGACGATGAAGCTCCAACAACAGAGGGCTCGTCCGAGGGAGGGGAGCAAAGCTTAGAGTCGTATCCAAACATTTTACAGACTGAGCACTGGGGAAGCTTCCAATCGTAATGGATTTCCTGCTCGAAGGAGTAGTCGTCGCCTTCTCGGACAGTGATGAAGGTGGGAAGCACATCTTGCGCAGAGACTTCCACGCAGAGCCTTGCATAAGCCAGGCAGTCTTTGCGTCTGGTCCTAACATCTGAGAATAGAGGTTTACCCAAGACAGATCCCAGAGAGTTGAGTCCATCGGTGCACCAATAATGAAGCGGCAAACCAGGTAAGGTAATCCCAAAGGGGATTGAAGTAAGGTCCAGTCGCCGGAGTTGCAGATGGGGATGCCATTGGCAAAGAAAAATTGGTTTCTTACCTATCAACCAAGGACCCCCTTCTAAGGCTCGAAGCTTGTTAGTAGCAGAGGAAAACTTGAACAGGAAAAAGCCGTTGTCCAGCAGAGAGATATCCAAGGATCCTTGAGGTCTCCACTGCTTGGAGAGAGAAGTTTTGACGATGTGGAATGGTGGTCGCGAGCCAAGAAAATTACCTACCAGGCTATTTTCCCAAAGCTTGATTTCGTACTCCAAAACAGCAGCAAGGCAAATAGCGACCTTGGTCAAGCCATTTAAGATAGGAGAGACAAAGTAGAGAGGAAGGCCATCGGATGAAGGAGCAGAGCCAGCGTTGAGGATGGAGGCCCAAGAAGCATTTGAAGGGAGTTGGGGGGCAGGtgagggaggaggaggagaagaagcagGCTTGGGAGAGGGAGACGACATCTCAGAAAGAGATGTGGCCTGAAACACAGTCAGTCAGGCCAGCCAGGAGGGCCGGCGGGGGAACAAGGGAACTATCAgaatcttttctcttctttctctagaGCTCCAATTTTTTTCCCCACAGTTAAGTTCTCTATTGTAAGTGTTATTTACTTGTATTTTGTATTGGATTATATTGACCAATTAGAGTttataggggtagtttagtaatttacctctgtgggacccacatccccagtagGGAATCCTATTTCCAGTAGTTACCCGTACTTGGATTACCCCTGTTATCAAAGTAAATAATTCTACTTGGAATTAGTTTTAAGAAAC encodes:
- the LOC122639252 gene encoding uncharacterized protein LOC122639252; protein product: MSSPSPKPASSPPPPSPAPQLPSNASWASILNAGSAPSSDGLPLYFVSPILNGLTKVAICLAAVLEYEIKLWENSLVGNFLGSRPPFHIVKTSLSKQWRPQGSLDISLLDNGFFLFKFSSATNKLRALEGGPWLIGKKPIFLCQWHPHLQLRRLDLTSIPFGITLPGLPLHYWCTDGLNSLGSVLGKPLFSDVRTRRKDCLAYARLCVEVSAQDVLPTFITVREGDDYSFEQEIHYDWKLPQCSVCKMFGYDSKLCSPPSDEPSVVGASSSTDVQPSSMTAGKMLPPH